Proteins from a single region of Catenulispora acidiphila DSM 44928:
- a CDS encoding GNAT family N-acetyltransferase produces the protein MDTYLETDRLYLRCFTADDADLLIELDSDPAVMRYLTGGKPTPPQDVRERILPAILAGSEKWDYRLGLFAAHEKDGEAFIGWFILRPKAEGPLDEVELGYRLRQAAWGKGYATEGSQALLRKAFTELGVRLVWAETMFVNSGSRNVMEKLGLAHVATFFPELEPIEGSEHGEVRYELTAEQWSRR, from the coding sequence GTGGACACCTATCTCGAGACCGACCGCCTGTATCTGCGCTGCTTCACGGCCGACGACGCCGACCTGCTGATCGAGCTGGACAGCGACCCGGCCGTGATGCGCTACCTGACCGGCGGCAAGCCGACTCCGCCGCAGGACGTCCGGGAGCGGATCCTGCCGGCGATTCTGGCGGGCTCGGAGAAGTGGGACTACCGGCTCGGCTTGTTCGCCGCGCACGAGAAGGACGGCGAGGCCTTCATCGGCTGGTTCATCCTGCGCCCCAAGGCCGAGGGACCTCTGGACGAGGTCGAGCTGGGATACCGGCTGCGTCAGGCCGCGTGGGGCAAGGGGTATGCCACGGAGGGCTCGCAGGCGTTGCTCCGCAAGGCGTTCACCGAACTCGGGGTGCGGCTTGTCTGGGCCGAGACGATGTTCGTGAACAGCGGTTCGCGCAACGTGATGGAGAAGCTGGGGCTGGCGCACGTGGCGACGTTCTTCCCCGAGCTGGAGCCGATCGAGGGCTCCGAGCACGGGGAAGTCCGCTACGAGCTGACAGCGGAGCAGTGGTCTCGGCGGTAG